In a single window of the Drosophila subpulchrella strain 33 F10 #4 breed RU33 chromosome X, RU_Dsub_v1.1 Primary Assembly, whole genome shotgun sequence genome:
- the LOC119556033 gene encoding MAP7 domain-containing protein 1 isoform X2 produces the protein MWSPTHCSVTVQRARGLLTKGKNGTNNCFVTIALGKEKYQTSVKDKAETSVNWNEECELKIPDQGNRAELTLTCLHRNNLGIDEFLGQASLPLNEMDVYDRPRAKWFKLESKPGKEKKNKERGELEVRIAFVVKSGSLTDLSKKDKHKSSIGQLASSVGGSLLSIGNGEKRRSIRKLAGSISSKLHIGGRKKHPEAGGDDSSSFGGSFASLGTPNSSNGRGQNGGSGRRRGGQRAGEADPGVISEDEDEFVFDNLSHKSSGSSLNIQRTGLQPPSVGTPNFAPRHPSPLLNNGLAGVGSGSGKGKPAVLPVTLDEDAPIDAEMEQLELDFSVRAHARANASGSASTLPPPSKPPRIPLSQADEQPAAGSLEREKPKEKPAEPENAKDEWASKLYGSGKYLEIGSSDSLKRRSWEDRVPLPASVEEPPPVPSSSSSSSSSSDSEDDDEHPPQTAPPPPPVPVPVPATIPVPAAAADPASSSLFSPDAEHRNFDTFNASFAKFEQRNSTAIFADEPELEDLTVELEKPAPTPTVRPKPQPRATADLRAEEEKAKEEAARQQRAEEDARLEAELRLNEERLREEEAAMKRELEEEKERQKQLQLDEQQRRESKRREEDQRLLSFAKRSTSLEEPAPEKEELKHDRELVPKQEPEVESPEPDHNFLTPEQSPKEFQTNGSGSGSGERWEKRLGKFKYGNKRDKYNNDNESNSPSPKSTERIIIGHEKSGSHAERRSEISAQLAKKYEGKSREELMLIANGMENEALLQRQRVKELEDYLDNLLLRVMETHPKILQNPYSRTTSAKRYATWSFWSPTRATPTH, from the exons ATGTGGAGTCCGACGCACTGCAGTGTAACGG TGCAGCGAGCGCGGGGGCTGCTCACCAAGGGCAAGAATGGCACCAACAACTGCTTCGTCACCATTGCGCTGGGCAAGGAGAAGTACCAGACGTCCGTCAAGGACAAGGCCGAGACGAGCGTCAACTGGAATGAGGAGTGCGAGCT GAAAATCCCCGACCAGGGCAATCGCGCTGAGCTCACCTTGACCTGCCTGCACAGGAACAATCTGGGCATCGACGAGTTCCTGGGCCAGGCCTCGCTGCCCCTCAACGAGATGGATGTGTACGACCGGCCACGCGCCAAATGGTTCAAGCTGGAGAGCAAGCCCGGCAAGGAGAAGAAGAACAAGGAGCGCGGCGAGCTGGAGGTGCGCATCGCCTTCGTGGTCAAGTCCGGCTCGCTGACCGACCTCAGCAAGAAGGACAAGCACAAGTCTTCCATTGGCCAGCTGGCCAGCTCCGTGGGCGGCAGCCTGCTGTCCATCGGCAACGGCGAGAAGCGGCGCAGCATCAGGAAGCTGGCTGGGTCGATTAGCTCCAAGCTGCACATCGGCGGCAGGAAGAAGCACCCGGAGGCGGGGGGCGATGACAGCAGCTCCTTCGGCGGCTCCTTTGCCAGCCTGGGCACGCCCAACAGCTCCAACGGCAGGGGCCAGAACGGCGGCAGTGGGCGACGACGTGGCGGACAGCGGGCGGGCGAGGCCGATCCCGGTGTGATCAGCGAAGACGAGGACGAGTTCGTGTTCGACAACCTTTCACACAAGAGCTCGGGCAGCTCGCTCAACATCCAACGCACCGGCCTTCAGCCGCCTTCAGTCGGAACGCCCAACTTCGCGCCGCGCCACCCATCGCCCCTGCTGAACAACGGATTGGCCGGCGTCGGAAGCGGTAGCGGGAAAGGTAAGCCAGCGGTTTTGCCAGTGACGCTCGATGAGGATGCGCCCATCGACGCGGAGATGGAACAGCTTGAGCTCGATTTCAGTGTCCGTGCCCACGCCCGCGCCAACGCCAGCGGAAGCGCCAGCACCCTGCCGCCTCCCTCAAAGCCGCCGCGCATCCCTTTGTCGCAGGCGGACGAGCAGCCGGCTGCTGGAAGCCTGGAGCGGGAGAAGCCCAAGGAGAAGCCAGCAGAGCCGGAGAACGCCAAAGATGAGTGGGCATCAAAGTTGTATGGCAGTGGCAAGTACCTGGAGATCGGTAGCAGTGACTCCTTGAAGCGCCGCAGCTGGGAGGATCGGGTTCCACTGCCGGCCAGTGTAGAGGAGCCGCCGCCAGTGCCCTCATCCAGCTCGTCGTCTAGCTCCAGCTCGGACAGTGAAGACGACGACGAGCACCCGCCGCAgacagcaccaccaccaccaccagtgCCCGTGCCCGTGCCTGCCACTATTCCCGTTCCGGCCGCTGCTGCTGATCCAGCCTCCTCCTCGCTTTTCTCCCCCGATGCGGAGCACCGCAACTTTGATACGTTCAACGCCAGCTTTGCCAAGTTCGAGCAGCGCAACAGCACGGCCATCTTTGCAGATGAGCCCGAGCTAGAAGACCTCACAGTGGAGCTGGAAAAGCCGGCGCCCACACCCACAGTACGCCCCAAGCCACAGCCTCGTGCCACGGCCGATCTGAGGGCAGAGGAGGAGAAGGCCAAGGAAGAGGCTGCACGGCAACAGCGCGCCGAGGAAGATGCCCGCTTGGAGGCGGAGCTGCGTCTGAATGAGGAGCGTCTGCGCGAGGAGGAGGCGGCTATGAAGAGAGAGctggaggaggagaaggagcGCCAAAAGCAGCTGCAGTTGGACGAGCAGCAGCGGCGCGAGTCCAAGCGCAGGGAGGAAGACCAAAGGCTTCTAAGCTTCGCCAAACGATCCACTTCCCTAGAGGAGCCAGCTCCAGAGAAAGAGGAGCTGAAGCATGATAGGGAGCTTGTGCCGAAACAGGAGCCAGAAGTTGAATCGCCAGAGCCGGATCACAACTTCCTCACGCCCGAGCAGTCGCCCAAGGAGTTCCAGACGAACGGCAGCGGCAGTGGAAGCGGAGAGCGCTGGGAAAAGCGGCTGGGCAAGTTCAAATACGGCAACAAGCGAG ATAAATACAACAACGACAATGAGAGCAACTCGCCTAGTCCCAAGTCCACGGAGCGCATAATTATTGGCCACGAGAAGTCTGGATCACATGCGGAGCGACGCTCGGAGATATCTGCCCAGCTGGCCAAGAAATACGAGGGCAAGTCCCGGGAG GAACTAATGCTAATTGCCAACGGAATGGAGAACGAGGCTCTGCTGCAACGGCAGCGCGTGAAGGAGTTGGAGGACTACTTGGACAACCTGCTGCTGCGCGTGATGGAGACGCACCCTAAGATCTTGCAGAACCCCTATTCACGCACCACGTCCGCCAAGAGGTACGCCACCTGGTCGTTCTGGTCGCCCACCcgggccacgcccacccacTAA
- the LOC119556033 gene encoding uncharacterized protein LOC119556033 isoform X4 has translation MSDILSNITHFLMWVADALGCDSNRLVPMQRARGLLTKGKNGTNNCFVTIALGKEKYQTSVKDKAETSVNWNEECELKIPDQGNRAELTLTCLHRNNLGIDEFLGQASLPLNEMDVYDRPRAKWFKLESKPGKEKKNKERGELEVRIAFVVKSGSLTDLSKKDKHKSSIGQLASSVGGSLLSIGNGEKRRSIRKLAGSISSKLHIGGRKKHPEAGGDDSSSFGGSFASLGTPNSSNGRGQNGGSGRRRGGQRAGEADPGVISEDEDEFVFDNLSHKSSGSSLNIQRTGLQPPSVGTPNFAPRHPSPLLNNGLAGVGSGSGKDKYNNDNESNSPSPKSTERIIIGHEKSGSHAERRSEISAQLAKKYEGKSREELMLIANGMENEALLQRQRVKELEDYLDNLLLRVMETHPKILQNPYSRTTSAKRYATWSFWSPTRATPTH, from the exons ATGAGCGATATATTAAGTAACATTACTCACTTCCTGATGTGGGTCGCCGATGCGTTGGGATGTGATTCAAACCGTCTGGTGCCGA TGCAGCGAGCGCGGGGGCTGCTCACCAAGGGCAAGAATGGCACCAACAACTGCTTCGTCACCATTGCGCTGGGCAAGGAGAAGTACCAGACGTCCGTCAAGGACAAGGCCGAGACGAGCGTCAACTGGAATGAGGAGTGCGAGCT GAAAATCCCCGACCAGGGCAATCGCGCTGAGCTCACCTTGACCTGCCTGCACAGGAACAATCTGGGCATCGACGAGTTCCTGGGCCAGGCCTCGCTGCCCCTCAACGAGATGGATGTGTACGACCGGCCACGCGCCAAATGGTTCAAGCTGGAGAGCAAGCCCGGCAAGGAGAAGAAGAACAAGGAGCGCGGCGAGCTGGAGGTGCGCATCGCCTTCGTGGTCAAGTCCGGCTCGCTGACCGACCTCAGCAAGAAGGACAAGCACAAGTCTTCCATTGGCCAGCTGGCCAGCTCCGTGGGCGGCAGCCTGCTGTCCATCGGCAACGGCGAGAAGCGGCGCAGCATCAGGAAGCTGGCTGGGTCGATTAGCTCCAAGCTGCACATCGGCGGCAGGAAGAAGCACCCGGAGGCGGGGGGCGATGACAGCAGCTCCTTCGGCGGCTCCTTTGCCAGCCTGGGCACGCCCAACAGCTCCAACGGCAGGGGCCAGAACGGCGGCAGTGGGCGACGACGTGGCGGACAGCGGGCGGGCGAGGCCGATCCCGGTGTGATCAGCGAAGACGAGGACGAGTTCGTGTTCGACAACCTTTCACACAAGAGCTCGGGCAGCTCGCTCAACATCCAACGCACCGGCCTTCAGCCGCCTTCAGTCGGAACGCCCAACTTCGCGCCGCGCCACCCATCGCCCCTGCTGAACAACGGATTGGCCGGCGTCGGAAGCGGTAGCGGGAAAG ATAAATACAACAACGACAATGAGAGCAACTCGCCTAGTCCCAAGTCCACGGAGCGCATAATTATTGGCCACGAGAAGTCTGGATCACATGCGGAGCGACGCTCGGAGATATCTGCCCAGCTGGCCAAGAAATACGAGGGCAAGTCCCGGGAG GAACTAATGCTAATTGCCAACGGAATGGAGAACGAGGCTCTGCTGCAACGGCAGCGCGTGAAGGAGTTGGAGGACTACTTGGACAACCTGCTGCTGCGCGTGATGGAGACGCACCCTAAGATCTTGCAGAACCCCTATTCACGCACCACGTCCGCCAAGAGGTACGCCACCTGGTCGTTCTGGTCGCCCACCcgggccacgcccacccacTAA
- the LOC119556033 gene encoding uncharacterized protein LOC119556033 isoform X6, protein MWSPTHCSVTVQRARGLLTKGKNGTNNCFVTIALGKEKYQTSVKDKAETSVNWNEECELKIPDQGNRAELTLTCLHRNNLGIDEFLGQASLPLNEMDVYDRPRAKWFKLESKPGKEKKNKERGELEVRIAFVVKSGSLTDLSKKDKHKSSIGQLASSVGGSLLSIGNGEKRRSIRKLAGSISSKLHIGGRKKHPEAGGDDSSSFGGSFASLGTPNSSNGRGQNGGSGRRRGGQRAGEADPGVISEDEDEFVFDNLSHKSSGSSLNIQRTGLQPPSVGTPNFAPRHPSPLLNNGLAGVGSGSGKDKYNNDNESNSPSPKSTERIIIGHEKSGSHAERRSEISAQLAKKYEGKSREELMLIANGMENEALLQRQRVKELEDYLDNLLLRVMETHPKILQNPYSRTTSAKSYKNYINMNDFLK, encoded by the exons ATGTGGAGTCCGACGCACTGCAGTGTAACGG TGCAGCGAGCGCGGGGGCTGCTCACCAAGGGCAAGAATGGCACCAACAACTGCTTCGTCACCATTGCGCTGGGCAAGGAGAAGTACCAGACGTCCGTCAAGGACAAGGCCGAGACGAGCGTCAACTGGAATGAGGAGTGCGAGCT GAAAATCCCCGACCAGGGCAATCGCGCTGAGCTCACCTTGACCTGCCTGCACAGGAACAATCTGGGCATCGACGAGTTCCTGGGCCAGGCCTCGCTGCCCCTCAACGAGATGGATGTGTACGACCGGCCACGCGCCAAATGGTTCAAGCTGGAGAGCAAGCCCGGCAAGGAGAAGAAGAACAAGGAGCGCGGCGAGCTGGAGGTGCGCATCGCCTTCGTGGTCAAGTCCGGCTCGCTGACCGACCTCAGCAAGAAGGACAAGCACAAGTCTTCCATTGGCCAGCTGGCCAGCTCCGTGGGCGGCAGCCTGCTGTCCATCGGCAACGGCGAGAAGCGGCGCAGCATCAGGAAGCTGGCTGGGTCGATTAGCTCCAAGCTGCACATCGGCGGCAGGAAGAAGCACCCGGAGGCGGGGGGCGATGACAGCAGCTCCTTCGGCGGCTCCTTTGCCAGCCTGGGCACGCCCAACAGCTCCAACGGCAGGGGCCAGAACGGCGGCAGTGGGCGACGACGTGGCGGACAGCGGGCGGGCGAGGCCGATCCCGGTGTGATCAGCGAAGACGAGGACGAGTTCGTGTTCGACAACCTTTCACACAAGAGCTCGGGCAGCTCGCTCAACATCCAACGCACCGGCCTTCAGCCGCCTTCAGTCGGAACGCCCAACTTCGCGCCGCGCCACCCATCGCCCCTGCTGAACAACGGATTGGCCGGCGTCGGAAGCGGTAGCGGGAAAG ATAAATACAACAACGACAATGAGAGCAACTCGCCTAGTCCCAAGTCCACGGAGCGCATAATTATTGGCCACGAGAAGTCTGGATCACATGCGGAGCGACGCTCGGAGATATCTGCCCAGCTGGCCAAGAAATACGAGGGCAAGTCCCGGGAG GAACTAATGCTAATTGCCAACGGAATGGAGAACGAGGCTCTGCTGCAACGGCAGCGCGTGAAGGAGTTGGAGGACTACTTGGACAACCTGCTGCTGCGCGTGATGGAGACGCACCCTAAGATCTTGCAGAACCCCTATTCACGCACCACGTCCGCCAAGAG TTATAAAAATTACATCAATATGAATGACTTTCTAAAGTAA
- the LOC119556033 gene encoding uncharacterized protein LOC119556033 isoform X5, with amino-acid sequence MWSPTHCSVTVQRARGLLTKGKNGTNNCFVTIALGKEKYQTSVKDKAETSVNWNEECELKIPDQGNRAELTLTCLHRNNLGIDEFLGQASLPLNEMDVYDRPRAKWFKLESKPGKEKKNKERGELEVRIAFVVKSGSLTDLSKKDKHKSSIGQLASSVGGSLLSIGNGEKRRSIRKLAGSISSKLHIGGRKKHPEAGGDDSSSFGGSFASLGTPNSSNGRGQNGGSGRRRGGQRAGEADPGVISEDEDEFVFDNLSHKSSGSSLNIQRTGLQPPSVGTPNFAPRHPSPLLNNGLAGVGSGSGKDKYNNDNESNSPSPKSTERIIIGHEKSGSHAERRSEISAQLAKKYEGKSREELMLIANGMENEALLQRQRVKELEDYLDNLLLRVMETHPKILQNPYSRTTSAKRYATWSFWSPTRATPTH; translated from the exons ATGTGGAGTCCGACGCACTGCAGTGTAACGG TGCAGCGAGCGCGGGGGCTGCTCACCAAGGGCAAGAATGGCACCAACAACTGCTTCGTCACCATTGCGCTGGGCAAGGAGAAGTACCAGACGTCCGTCAAGGACAAGGCCGAGACGAGCGTCAACTGGAATGAGGAGTGCGAGCT GAAAATCCCCGACCAGGGCAATCGCGCTGAGCTCACCTTGACCTGCCTGCACAGGAACAATCTGGGCATCGACGAGTTCCTGGGCCAGGCCTCGCTGCCCCTCAACGAGATGGATGTGTACGACCGGCCACGCGCCAAATGGTTCAAGCTGGAGAGCAAGCCCGGCAAGGAGAAGAAGAACAAGGAGCGCGGCGAGCTGGAGGTGCGCATCGCCTTCGTGGTCAAGTCCGGCTCGCTGACCGACCTCAGCAAGAAGGACAAGCACAAGTCTTCCATTGGCCAGCTGGCCAGCTCCGTGGGCGGCAGCCTGCTGTCCATCGGCAACGGCGAGAAGCGGCGCAGCATCAGGAAGCTGGCTGGGTCGATTAGCTCCAAGCTGCACATCGGCGGCAGGAAGAAGCACCCGGAGGCGGGGGGCGATGACAGCAGCTCCTTCGGCGGCTCCTTTGCCAGCCTGGGCACGCCCAACAGCTCCAACGGCAGGGGCCAGAACGGCGGCAGTGGGCGACGACGTGGCGGACAGCGGGCGGGCGAGGCCGATCCCGGTGTGATCAGCGAAGACGAGGACGAGTTCGTGTTCGACAACCTTTCACACAAGAGCTCGGGCAGCTCGCTCAACATCCAACGCACCGGCCTTCAGCCGCCTTCAGTCGGAACGCCCAACTTCGCGCCGCGCCACCCATCGCCCCTGCTGAACAACGGATTGGCCGGCGTCGGAAGCGGTAGCGGGAAAG ATAAATACAACAACGACAATGAGAGCAACTCGCCTAGTCCCAAGTCCACGGAGCGCATAATTATTGGCCACGAGAAGTCTGGATCACATGCGGAGCGACGCTCGGAGATATCTGCCCAGCTGGCCAAGAAATACGAGGGCAAGTCCCGGGAG GAACTAATGCTAATTGCCAACGGAATGGAGAACGAGGCTCTGCTGCAACGGCAGCGCGTGAAGGAGTTGGAGGACTACTTGGACAACCTGCTGCTGCGCGTGATGGAGACGCACCCTAAGATCTTGCAGAACCCCTATTCACGCACCACGTCCGCCAAGAGGTACGCCACCTGGTCGTTCTGGTCGCCCACCcgggccacgcccacccacTAA
- the LOC119556033 gene encoding MAP7 domain-containing protein 1 isoform X3 produces MWSPTHCSVTVQRARGLLTKGKNGTNNCFVTIALGKEKYQTSVKDKAETSVNWNEECELKIPDQGNRAELTLTCLHRNNLGIDEFLGQASLPLNEMDVYDRPRAKWFKLESKPGKEKKNKERGELEVRIAFVVKSGSLTDLSKKDKHKSSIGQLASSVGGSLLSIGNGEKRRSIRKLAGSISSKLHIGGRKKHPEAGGDDSSSFGGSFASLGTPNSSNGRGQNGGSGRRRGGQRAGEADPGVISEDEDEFVFDNLSHKSSGSSLNIQRTGLQPPSVGTPNFAPRHPSPLLNNGLAGVGSGSGKGKPAVLPVTLDEDAPIDAEMEQLELDFSVRAHARANASGSASTLPPPSKPPRIPLSQADEQPAAGSLEREKPKEKPAEPENAKDEWASKLYGSGKYLEIGSSDSLKRRSWEDRVPLPASVEEPPPVPSSSSSSSSSSDSEDDDEHPPQTAPPPPPVPVPVPATIPVPAAAADPASSSLFSPDAEHRNFDTFNASFAKFEQRNSTAIFADEPELEDLTVELEKPAPTPTVRPKPQPRATADLRAEEEKAKEEAARQQRAEEDARLEAELRLNEERLREEEAAMKRELEEEKERQKQLQLDEQQRRESKRREEDQRLLSFAKRSTSLEEPAPEKEELKHDRELVPKQEPEVESPEPDHNFLTPEQSPKEFQTNGSGSGSGERWEKRLGKFKYGNKRDKYNNDNESNSPSPKSTERIIIGHEKSGSHAERRSEISAQLAKKYEGKSREELMLIANGMENEALLQRQRVKELEDYLDNLLLRVMETHPKILQNPYSRTTSAKSYKNYINMNDFLK; encoded by the exons ATGTGGAGTCCGACGCACTGCAGTGTAACGG TGCAGCGAGCGCGGGGGCTGCTCACCAAGGGCAAGAATGGCACCAACAACTGCTTCGTCACCATTGCGCTGGGCAAGGAGAAGTACCAGACGTCCGTCAAGGACAAGGCCGAGACGAGCGTCAACTGGAATGAGGAGTGCGAGCT GAAAATCCCCGACCAGGGCAATCGCGCTGAGCTCACCTTGACCTGCCTGCACAGGAACAATCTGGGCATCGACGAGTTCCTGGGCCAGGCCTCGCTGCCCCTCAACGAGATGGATGTGTACGACCGGCCACGCGCCAAATGGTTCAAGCTGGAGAGCAAGCCCGGCAAGGAGAAGAAGAACAAGGAGCGCGGCGAGCTGGAGGTGCGCATCGCCTTCGTGGTCAAGTCCGGCTCGCTGACCGACCTCAGCAAGAAGGACAAGCACAAGTCTTCCATTGGCCAGCTGGCCAGCTCCGTGGGCGGCAGCCTGCTGTCCATCGGCAACGGCGAGAAGCGGCGCAGCATCAGGAAGCTGGCTGGGTCGATTAGCTCCAAGCTGCACATCGGCGGCAGGAAGAAGCACCCGGAGGCGGGGGGCGATGACAGCAGCTCCTTCGGCGGCTCCTTTGCCAGCCTGGGCACGCCCAACAGCTCCAACGGCAGGGGCCAGAACGGCGGCAGTGGGCGACGACGTGGCGGACAGCGGGCGGGCGAGGCCGATCCCGGTGTGATCAGCGAAGACGAGGACGAGTTCGTGTTCGACAACCTTTCACACAAGAGCTCGGGCAGCTCGCTCAACATCCAACGCACCGGCCTTCAGCCGCCTTCAGTCGGAACGCCCAACTTCGCGCCGCGCCACCCATCGCCCCTGCTGAACAACGGATTGGCCGGCGTCGGAAGCGGTAGCGGGAAAGGTAAGCCAGCGGTTTTGCCAGTGACGCTCGATGAGGATGCGCCCATCGACGCGGAGATGGAACAGCTTGAGCTCGATTTCAGTGTCCGTGCCCACGCCCGCGCCAACGCCAGCGGAAGCGCCAGCACCCTGCCGCCTCCCTCAAAGCCGCCGCGCATCCCTTTGTCGCAGGCGGACGAGCAGCCGGCTGCTGGAAGCCTGGAGCGGGAGAAGCCCAAGGAGAAGCCAGCAGAGCCGGAGAACGCCAAAGATGAGTGGGCATCAAAGTTGTATGGCAGTGGCAAGTACCTGGAGATCGGTAGCAGTGACTCCTTGAAGCGCCGCAGCTGGGAGGATCGGGTTCCACTGCCGGCCAGTGTAGAGGAGCCGCCGCCAGTGCCCTCATCCAGCTCGTCGTCTAGCTCCAGCTCGGACAGTGAAGACGACGACGAGCACCCGCCGCAgacagcaccaccaccaccaccagtgCCCGTGCCCGTGCCTGCCACTATTCCCGTTCCGGCCGCTGCTGCTGATCCAGCCTCCTCCTCGCTTTTCTCCCCCGATGCGGAGCACCGCAACTTTGATACGTTCAACGCCAGCTTTGCCAAGTTCGAGCAGCGCAACAGCACGGCCATCTTTGCAGATGAGCCCGAGCTAGAAGACCTCACAGTGGAGCTGGAAAAGCCGGCGCCCACACCCACAGTACGCCCCAAGCCACAGCCTCGTGCCACGGCCGATCTGAGGGCAGAGGAGGAGAAGGCCAAGGAAGAGGCTGCACGGCAACAGCGCGCCGAGGAAGATGCCCGCTTGGAGGCGGAGCTGCGTCTGAATGAGGAGCGTCTGCGCGAGGAGGAGGCGGCTATGAAGAGAGAGctggaggaggagaaggagcGCCAAAAGCAGCTGCAGTTGGACGAGCAGCAGCGGCGCGAGTCCAAGCGCAGGGAGGAAGACCAAAGGCTTCTAAGCTTCGCCAAACGATCCACTTCCCTAGAGGAGCCAGCTCCAGAGAAAGAGGAGCTGAAGCATGATAGGGAGCTTGTGCCGAAACAGGAGCCAGAAGTTGAATCGCCAGAGCCGGATCACAACTTCCTCACGCCCGAGCAGTCGCCCAAGGAGTTCCAGACGAACGGCAGCGGCAGTGGAAGCGGAGAGCGCTGGGAAAAGCGGCTGGGCAAGTTCAAATACGGCAACAAGCGAG ATAAATACAACAACGACAATGAGAGCAACTCGCCTAGTCCCAAGTCCACGGAGCGCATAATTATTGGCCACGAGAAGTCTGGATCACATGCGGAGCGACGCTCGGAGATATCTGCCCAGCTGGCCAAGAAATACGAGGGCAAGTCCCGGGAG GAACTAATGCTAATTGCCAACGGAATGGAGAACGAGGCTCTGCTGCAACGGCAGCGCGTGAAGGAGTTGGAGGACTACTTGGACAACCTGCTGCTGCGCGTGATGGAGACGCACCCTAAGATCTTGCAGAACCCCTATTCACGCACCACGTCCGCCAAGAG TTATAAAAATTACATCAATATGAATGACTTTCTAAAGTAA